The sequence below is a genomic window from Chryseobacterium foetidum.
TTCATAGAATTAAATGATTAAATAATTGATATTGCAAAATAAATATAATTTTTCTTTATAAACAAAGTTTTCCAGATGATTTTTAACTTTTCTTTAATATTCTGTCGAGGTTTCGTTTGCTTTCTCTATCCTTTATTGACTCTCTTTTGTCAAACAGTTTCTTACCTCTCGCCAGTGCAATCCTCACTTTAGCTTTGCCTCTATCATTGATATACAACTTTAAAGGAACTATTGTATTCCCCGCATCTTTAAGTTTTTTCTCCAGCTTTGCCAATTCTTTTTTGTGCAACAGCAATTTCCGTTCCCTTTTTGTTTTGTGGTTATAAAACGTTCCCAGCTTATATTCATCAATCATCATATTGATGATATATAATTCACCATTAATAAACTGACAGAAAGACTCTGCTATCGATGCTTTGGACGAACGCAGAGATTTGATTTCAGTACCTGTAAGTACCATCCCCGCTTCCAGCTCATCAAGAATTTCATATTCAAATCTTGCTTTCCTGTTTAATATATTGACTGTCTTTTCAATTTTCATTCTTCAAACTTTTCAAATGAATATACAAAATTGATGCACTTGCCCCAACTTGTATACTATAATATTAGAGTATACCGAAATTCTTTTTGTATTTTTGTGCCCAAATTTACAAACTTATATGTTAACAGTATCTAACTTATCTTTACAATTCGGGAAGAGAGTGCTTTTCGACGAAGTGAACATCATGTTTACGAAAGGTAACTGCTACGGAATCATTGGAGCGAATGGCGCAGGAAAATCTACATTTCTAAAAATACTTACAGGAAAACAGGATCCTACTACAGGACACGTATCTCTGGAGCCCGGAAAAAGAATGTCGGTTCTTGAGCAGGATCACTTTGCATACGATCAATACAATGTTCTTGAGGCCGTTTTAAGAGGAAACAAAAAATTATTCGAAATAAAAGAAGAGATGGACGCCCTTTATGCTAAGGAAGACTTCTCGGACGAAGATGGAATCAAAGCAGGCGAACTTGGCGTTGTTTACGACGAAATGGGTGGATGGAATTCAGAATCTGATGCACAGACCATGCTTTCAAACGTAGGTATCAAAGATGATATGCACTGGCAGATGATGAGTGAACTTGAGAACAAGGACAAAGTAAAAGTTCTTTTAGCTCAGGCACTTTTCGGAAATCCTGATGTTTTGATTCTGGATGAACCTACGAATGACCTGGATATCGACACCATTGCGTGGCTGGAAGATTTCCTTGCTGATTACGAAAATACAGTAATCGTTGTATCTCACGACCGTCACTTCTTAGACACCGTGTGTACGCACATCGGAGATTTGGATTATGCTAAACTAAACCTGTATACAGGTAACTACTCTTTCTGGTATCAGGCATCTCAATTGGCGACAAGACAGAGAGCTCAGGCCAACAAAAAAGCGGAAGAAAAGAAGAAAGAACTTCAGGATTTCATTGCACGATTCAGTTCAAACGTTGCAAAAGCGAAACAGGCTACCGCAAGAAAGAAAATGATCGATAAACTGAACATCGATGACATTAAGCCTTCATCAAGAAGATATCCAGCCATTATTTTCGAAATGGAAAGAGAGGTTGGAGATCAGATTTTAGACATCAAAGGTTTAGAAAAAACAAAAGACGGAGAATTATTATTTTCCAATATTGATTTAAATCTTAAAAAAGGAGATAAAGTAGCTGTAATTTCTAAAAACTCTTTGGCAATCACAGAATTTTTTGAAATATTAGCAGGAAATAATCAGGCAGATAAAGGAACTGTGGCTTGGGGAGTTACTACGAATCAGTCTCATATGCCTTTAGACAATACAGATTTCTTCCAGGAAGATATTAATCTGGTTGACTGGTTGAGACAGTTTACTAAAAATGATGAAGAACGTCACGAAGAATTCATGAGAGGTTTCTTAGGAAGAATGCTATTTTCAGGAGACGAAGCTTTAAAATCATGTAAAGTACTTTCAGGAGGTGAAAAAATGAGATGTATGTTCAGCAGAATGATGCTTCAGAAAGCGAATGTACTTTTATTGGATGAGCCTACAAATCACTTAGACCTTGAAAGTATTACAACTTTGAACAACTCTTTGTCTAACTTTAAAGGCAATCTTTTACTGTCATCTCATGACCACGAAATGCTTCAAACCGTTTGTAACAGAATCATCGAACTGACTCCAAAAGGAATCATCGACAGAGAAACTACTTACGACGAATATCTTGCAGATAAAAAGATTAAAGAATCAAGAGAGAAAATGTACTCTTAATCTGAAATCATTTCAATATATAAAAGTCTTCAAATTCAGTTTTGAAGGCTTTTTTTATTTAACTTAGATTTCCAAATTATATGAAATGACACAAAAATATTTTTCTCTAGTCCTCTTATTATTTTTTCTGAATGTATTTTCTCAAAACAAAGATTTGAGATATGTTTCTAAGCCTTATGTTGAACTTCAGCATCCTGAATGGTCGAGGAATGCAACAATCTATGAAGTGAATATCAGACAATATTCAAAAGAAGGAACTTTCAAGGCTTTTGAAAAGGATTTGCCGCGAATAAAGAAGCTGGGAATCGACATTATCTGGCTTATGCCGATTCATCCGATTGGTTTAGAAAAGAGAAAAGGAAGTTTGGGAAGCTATTATTCCGTAAAAGATTTTCGGGGAGTCAATCCTGAATTTGGAAATATGCAGGATTTTAAAAGACTGGTAGACAAAATCCACTCGATGGGAATGTACATCATTATCGATTGGGTGGGAAATCACTCTGCATGGGACAATCCTTTAGCAAAACAGCATCCCGACTGGTACACCAAAACCAAAGAAGGTAATTTTCAGCCAACTCCCTGGTACGACTGGGATGATGTGATCGACTTTGATTATGAAAATCCCCAACTTCGGGA
It includes:
- the smpB gene encoding SsrA-binding protein SmpB; its protein translation is MKIEKTVNILNRKARFEYEILDELEAGMVLTGTEIKSLRSSKASIAESFCQFINGELYIINMMIDEYKLGTFYNHKTKRERKLLLHKKELAKLEKKLKDAGNTIVPLKLYINDRGKAKVRIALARGKKLFDKRESIKDRESKRNLDRILKKS
- a CDS encoding ABC-F family ATP-binding cassette domain-containing protein translates to MLTVSNLSLQFGKRVLFDEVNIMFTKGNCYGIIGANGAGKSTFLKILTGKQDPTTGHVSLEPGKRMSVLEQDHFAYDQYNVLEAVLRGNKKLFEIKEEMDALYAKEDFSDEDGIKAGELGVVYDEMGGWNSESDAQTMLSNVGIKDDMHWQMMSELENKDKVKVLLAQALFGNPDVLILDEPTNDLDIDTIAWLEDFLADYENTVIVVSHDRHFLDTVCTHIGDLDYAKLNLYTGNYSFWYQASQLATRQRAQANKKAEEKKKELQDFIARFSSNVAKAKQATARKKMIDKLNIDDIKPSSRRYPAIIFEMEREVGDQILDIKGLEKTKDGELLFSNIDLNLKKGDKVAVISKNSLAITEFFEILAGNNQADKGTVAWGVTTNQSHMPLDNTDFFQEDINLVDWLRQFTKNDEERHEEFMRGFLGRMLFSGDEALKSCKVLSGGEKMRCMFSRMMLQKANVLLLDEPTNHLDLESITTLNNSLSNFKGNLLLSSHDHEMLQTVCNRIIELTPKGIIDRETTYDEYLADKKIKESREKMYS